The following are encoded in a window of Sinomonas cyclohexanicum genomic DNA:
- a CDS encoding sulfite exporter TauE/SafE family protein: MIAALALGLIVGIVLGVVGGGGSIIAVPALVYGVGMSPAEAIPTSLLVVGASSLAALLPRFKEGLNWPVVALVGAAGIPAAWGGAAVGRLLDPNMLMLAFAAIMVIAGIRMLVRTKESEGSCSTGPTRAFRSCAPKAVAVGVLVGFLTGLLGVGGGFLITPALTILLGLRMKEAVGTSLAIIVINSAAGFSAHAAGYTIDWVPVLAFAVPAIVGSIVAARLARRLRDHHVRISFAMLIFAVAAWVTVGTVTA, translated from the coding sequence ATGATCGCCGCCCTCGCGCTGGGGCTCATCGTCGGGATCGTGCTCGGCGTGGTCGGGGGTGGCGGATCGATCATCGCCGTGCCCGCCCTCGTCTACGGCGTCGGCATGAGCCCCGCCGAGGCCATCCCGACCTCGCTGCTCGTGGTCGGCGCGTCGTCCCTGGCGGCCCTGCTGCCGCGGTTCAAGGAGGGCCTGAACTGGCCCGTCGTGGCGCTGGTCGGCGCGGCCGGCATCCCTGCCGCGTGGGGCGGCGCAGCCGTCGGCAGGCTCCTGGACCCGAACATGCTCATGCTTGCCTTCGCGGCCATCATGGTGATCGCCGGGATCCGGATGCTCGTGCGCACCAAGGAGAGCGAGGGCTCGTGCAGCACAGGGCCCACCCGGGCCTTCCGCTCGTGCGCCCCCAAGGCGGTCGCGGTCGGCGTGCTCGTGGGGTTCCTGACGGGGCTGCTCGGCGTGGGCGGCGGATTCCTCATCACCCCCGCGCTGACGATCCTGCTTGGCCTGCGCATGAAGGAGGCTGTCGGAACCTCGCTGGCGATCATCGTCATCAACTCCGCCGCCGGCTTCAGCGCCCACGCGGCCGGATACACCATTGACTGGGTCCCCGTCCTGGCCTTTGCCGTCCCCGCGATTGTCGGCTCCATCGTTGCCGCCCGCTTGGCCCGCCGCCTCAGGGACCACCATGTTCGCATCTCCTTCGCCATGCTGATCTTCGCCGTCGCCGCCTGGGTGACGGTGGGCACGGTGACCGCCTGA
- a CDS encoding rhodanese-like domain-containing protein: MTSDKASAENSSPTVTSLEPATLREWFQKHEDLMVIDVRSAAEFESMHIRGSYNVPLPLLSEHTEELAARLGSRVVLVCHSGVRAEQARQRLATAGINAAYVLTGGAPGFAAAGGDVVRGKSRWDLERQVRLAAGSLVVLGLAGGRFVSPKIRMLAGAIGGGLAVSAATNTCAMGKAISAMPWNKAATEPTKESAILQLPNPALAPGEATAA, translated from the coding sequence ATGACCTCCGATAAGGCCTCGGCCGAGAACTCGTCCCCGACCGTGACCTCCCTGGAACCCGCCACGCTGCGAGAGTGGTTCCAGAAGCATGAAGATCTCATGGTGATCGACGTCCGGTCGGCCGCCGAGTTCGAATCCATGCACATCCGCGGCTCCTACAACGTCCCCCTCCCGCTGCTCTCGGAGCACACCGAGGAGCTCGCCGCCCGGCTCGGAAGCCGCGTCGTCCTCGTCTGCCATTCCGGGGTGCGTGCAGAGCAGGCCCGCCAACGGCTCGCCACGGCGGGCATCAACGCCGCGTACGTCCTGACCGGAGGGGCCCCCGGCTTCGCCGCCGCCGGCGGCGACGTGGTCCGAGGCAAGAGCCGGTGGGATCTGGAGCGTCAGGTCCGCCTGGCGGCCGGCTCGCTCGTGGTGCTGGGCCTGGCAGGCGGCCGGTTCGTCTCCCCCAAGATCCGGATGCTTGCCGGTGCCATCGGCGGCGGGCTCGCCGTCTCAGCGGCCACGAATACGTGCGCCATGGGCAAGGCCATCTCGGCGATGCCGTGGAACAAGGCCGCCACCGAGCCGACCAAGGAGAGCGCGATCCTGCAGCTCCCGAACCCCGCCCTCGCGCCCGGAGAGGCAACGGCGGCATGA
- a CDS encoding MMPL family transporter, with product MALRRGLRWAVPLLLVIVWLALAGVGGPTFGQLSSVSSNDQATFLPASAESTEVRAWQEKFTASNAIPAIVVVEKDGALSPTDLAALAPLAARLGSVEGVAPTAASAKSSVVGPIPAADGRAAEFVVPIADSGRLRAVAADLRSAASGLPDGLRAYVTGPAGLTADLVSAFGGIDGILLLVAVGAVFIILALVYRSVVLPFVVLFSAVAALCGAVLAIYWLARAGWITLNGQSQGILSILVIGAATDYALLLVARFREALHEVESRWAAMRRAWRAAFEPILASGATVILALLCLLFSDLNSNRSLGPIAAVGIGFSLLSALTFLPALLVLFGRAAFWPLRPTHDAGHSPARHTAPSIWAPDAAGGAPGLEGVRGLWRRVGTLIAHRPRTTWVAALVLLAACAAGLPQLKANGVEQTQLVLTATDSVAGQEALARHFDAGSGSPVVVIAAQDRADAVLAEVQATPGVGSATVYSGAAGAPGAPASAPAVRDGRVLINAVLNHQPDSAEAERTVTDLRERLRAVDPQALVGGVTAIALDTNVTAQADLRRIIPLVLGVILVVLILLLRSLVAPLILIGSVVLSYAAALGVSALVFNHVLGFPGADAAVPLFGFVFLVALGVDYNIFLMTRVREESLAHGTRPGILRGLALTGGVITSAGVVLAATFAALAVIPILFLVQIAFIVAFGVLLDTVVVRSLLVPAAAYDLGRRLWWPSRLGRSEDRTPPQNEPEKSTAPAGTARTPSLAPD from the coding sequence ATGGCTCTGCGCCGTGGTCTCCGCTGGGCAGTCCCGCTGCTCCTCGTGATCGTCTGGCTCGCCCTGGCCGGGGTCGGCGGGCCGACCTTCGGCCAGCTCTCCTCCGTGTCGAGCAATGACCAGGCCACCTTCCTCCCTGCGAGCGCAGAATCCACGGAGGTGCGTGCCTGGCAGGAGAAGTTCACGGCATCGAACGCGATTCCCGCGATCGTCGTCGTGGAGAAGGACGGCGCGCTCTCCCCGACCGACCTGGCTGCGCTAGCCCCCCTCGCGGCAAGGCTCGGCTCGGTGGAGGGCGTTGCCCCAACCGCCGCCAGCGCCAAGTCGAGCGTCGTGGGGCCGATCCCCGCCGCGGACGGGCGGGCGGCCGAGTTCGTGGTCCCGATCGCGGACAGCGGCCGGCTGCGCGCCGTCGCCGCCGACCTGCGATCCGCTGCCAGCGGGCTGCCGGACGGCCTGCGCGCGTACGTCACCGGGCCGGCCGGGCTGACCGCGGACCTCGTCTCGGCATTCGGCGGGATCGACGGGATCCTGCTGCTCGTGGCGGTCGGGGCGGTGTTCATCATCCTCGCACTCGTGTACCGCTCCGTGGTGCTGCCCTTCGTCGTCCTGTTCTCCGCGGTCGCGGCCCTGTGCGGGGCCGTCCTCGCGATCTACTGGCTCGCCCGGGCCGGCTGGATCACGCTGAACGGGCAGAGCCAGGGCATCCTCTCCATCCTCGTGATAGGCGCGGCGACTGACTACGCCCTCCTCCTCGTGGCCCGGTTCCGCGAGGCGCTGCACGAGGTCGAGTCCCGCTGGGCCGCGATGCGGCGCGCGTGGCGGGCGGCGTTCGAGCCGATCCTCGCCTCGGGCGCCACGGTGATCCTCGCCCTCCTGTGCCTCCTGTTCTCGGATCTGAACTCCAACCGGAGCCTCGGGCCGATCGCGGCGGTGGGCATCGGGTTCTCCCTGCTGTCCGCGTTGACGTTCCTCCCGGCGCTGCTCGTTCTGTTCGGCCGTGCGGCGTTCTGGCCGCTGCGGCCCACGCACGACGCCGGCCACTCGCCTGCGCGGCATACCGCACCGAGCATCTGGGCTCCTGACGCCGCTGGCGGTGCGCCCGGACTCGAGGGCGTCCGCGGCCTGTGGCGGCGCGTCGGCACGCTCATCGCCCACCGGCCCCGCACGACGTGGGTCGCGGCGCTCGTGCTCCTTGCGGCGTGCGCGGCCGGCCTGCCGCAGCTCAAGGCCAACGGGGTCGAGCAGACGCAGCTCGTGCTCACGGCCACGGACTCCGTGGCCGGCCAGGAGGCGCTCGCACGGCATTTCGACGCGGGCTCCGGGAGTCCCGTCGTGGTGATTGCGGCGCAGGACCGGGCCGACGCCGTGCTCGCGGAGGTCCAGGCGACACCCGGCGTGGGCTCCGCGACGGTCTACAGCGGCGCGGCAGGCGCGCCGGGCGCCCCGGCGAGCGCGCCTGCTGTGCGCGACGGTCGGGTGCTCATCAACGCAGTCCTGAACCACCAGCCCGACTCCGCCGAGGCCGAGCGCACGGTGACGGACCTCCGCGAGAGGCTACGCGCCGTCGACCCCCAAGCCCTCGTCGGCGGAGTCACCGCGATCGCCCTGGACACCAACGTCACCGCTCAAGCCGACCTGCGCAGGATCATCCCCCTCGTGCTCGGGGTGATCTTGGTCGTGCTGATCCTGCTTCTGCGCTCGCTCGTCGCACCGCTGATCCTCATCGGCTCCGTGGTCCTCTCCTACGCGGCCGCCCTCGGGGTGTCCGCGCTCGTGTTCAACCACGTCCTCGGGTTCCCGGGCGCGGACGCGGCCGTGCCCCTGTTCGGTTTCGTGTTCCTCGTCGCGCTCGGGGTCGACTACAACATCTTCCTCATGACCCGCGTGCGGGAGGAGTCCCTCGCCCACGGAACCCGCCCCGGGATCCTCCGCGGCCTCGCCCTCACCGGCGGGGTCATCACCTCCGCAGGTGTGGTCCTCGCCGCGACGTTCGCAGCCCTGGCCGTGATCCCGATCCTGTTCCTCGTCCAGATCGCGTTCATCGTCGCGTTCGGCGTCCTGCTGGACACCGTCGTCGTCCGGTCGCTGCTCGTCCCGGCGGCGGCGTACGACCTCGGGCGCCGGCTCTGGTGGCCATCGCGACTCGGACGCAGTGAGGACCGGACCCCACCCCAGAACGAACCGGAGAAGTCGACGGCGCCGGCCGGGACTGCGCGAACTCCGAGTCTTGCCCCAGACTGA
- a CDS encoding SDR family oxidoreductase: protein MSRLIAVTGATGYIGGRLVPRLLATGNRVRVLTRDASKLRDVPWGRDVEVVTGSLDDAAAPASLCEGAAVVYYLVHSMGAHAGEDFPARERACAEVLGQAARAARVQRIVYLSGLNPGTALSRHLASRSEVGRILLGSEVPTAVLQAGLVIGSGSASFEMVRHLTDVLPLMPAPRWVLNRVQPIAVRDALYFLEAAADLPHGVNRTFDIGGPDVLTYAAMMRGYARAAGLRKPLVLALPVLTPWLAAQWVNLVTPIPRSLAVPLVESLQNDCVVREHDIDQFIAPPPGGLTTYVRAVELALGKIARGEVETTWASSSPLDAPGDPLPSDPRWSGGTVYTDVRTESSTAPPERLWDVVEGIGGENGWYSFPLAWAVRGWIDKLAGGVGLRRGRRHPRRLQLGEALDWWRVEALERGRLLRLRAEMRVPGRAWLEMNVEPTERGSSYSQRAVFVPHGLAGRLYWLSVLPFHGVIFRGMASRITAAAEAAARITAASAPAPSDTPQRGLP from the coding sequence ATGAGCAGGCTCATCGCGGTCACGGGCGCTACCGGCTATATCGGCGGGCGGCTCGTGCCCCGTCTCCTCGCGACGGGGAACCGAGTCCGCGTCCTGACCCGGGACGCCTCCAAGCTCCGCGACGTGCCGTGGGGGCGCGACGTCGAGGTGGTCACCGGGAGCCTCGACGACGCCGCGGCCCCCGCGTCGCTGTGCGAGGGCGCCGCGGTCGTCTACTACCTCGTGCACTCCATGGGCGCCCACGCCGGAGAAGACTTCCCCGCCCGCGAGCGCGCCTGCGCCGAGGTCCTCGGGCAGGCGGCGCGCGCGGCGCGTGTCCAGCGCATCGTCTACCTGAGCGGACTCAATCCCGGCACGGCGCTGAGCCGGCACCTCGCCTCGCGCTCCGAGGTCGGACGCATCCTCCTGGGGTCCGAGGTGCCCACCGCGGTGCTGCAGGCGGGCCTCGTGATCGGGTCCGGATCGGCGAGCTTCGAGATGGTCCGCCACCTCACCGACGTCCTCCCGCTCATGCCGGCGCCGCGCTGGGTGCTCAACCGGGTCCAGCCAATCGCTGTCCGGGACGCACTCTACTTCCTCGAAGCGGCCGCCGACCTTCCGCACGGTGTCAATCGCACCTTCGACATCGGCGGCCCTGACGTGCTCACCTACGCGGCCATGATGCGGGGCTACGCGCGTGCCGCCGGCCTGCGGAAGCCCTTGGTGCTGGCCCTCCCGGTGCTCACACCGTGGCTGGCCGCCCAGTGGGTCAACCTGGTCACGCCCATTCCGCGCTCCCTCGCAGTCCCACTCGTCGAGTCGCTGCAGAATGACTGCGTGGTTCGGGAGCACGATATCGACCAGTTCATTGCGCCGCCGCCGGGCGGACTGACCACGTACGTGCGCGCCGTCGAGCTCGCCCTGGGGAAGATCGCGCGGGGCGAGGTCGAGACCACCTGGGCCAGCTCGTCTCCGCTGGACGCTCCGGGCGACCCCCTCCCGAGCGACCCCCGCTGGTCCGGCGGCACCGTGTACACCGACGTGCGCACGGAGAGCTCGACGGCGCCTCCCGAGCGGCTCTGGGACGTGGTCGAGGGCATCGGCGGGGAAAACGGGTGGTACTCGTTCCCCCTCGCGTGGGCAGTGCGCGGATGGATCGACAAGCTTGCGGGCGGGGTCGGCCTGAGGCGTGGACGCCGGCATCCGCGGCGACTGCAACTCGGAGAGGCCCTCGACTGGTGGCGAGTCGAGGCCCTTGAGAGGGGACGACTCCTCCGCCTTCGCGCGGAGATGCGCGTCCCGGGCCGCGCGTGGCTTGAGATGAACGTGGAGCCCACGGAACGCGGGAGCTCGTACTCGCAGCGGGCCGTGTTCGTCCCGCACGGATTGGCCGGTCGCCTGTACTGGCTCTCCGTCCTCCCCTTCCATGGGGTGATCTTCCGTGGTATGGCCTCACGGATCACCGCCGCGGCGGAGGCTGCGGCTAGGATCACGGCCGCCTCCGCCCCGGCACCATCCGACACCCCACAGAGAGGACTTCCTTGA